A DNA window from Solanum lycopersicum chromosome 3, SLM_r2.1 contains the following coding sequences:
- the LOC101254281 gene encoding glutamate synthase 1 [NADH], chloroplastic isoform X1: MSIASSSVLQSKNNGVVMSSPVKSLVGHQLNAMPLGRVGVGLGRTRVTRSSVVKRTTGFEKKFYGAKLRASGPERLHLWQSDGPGRAPKLRVVVRSALSQVPEKPLGLYDPSFDKDSCGVGFVAELSGESSRKTVADAIEMLVRMSHRGACGCETNTGDGAGILVGLPHDFYKEVTSEAGFEIPPPGQYAVGMFFLPTSDSRREQSKIVFTKVAESLGHTVLGWRPVPTDNSGLGKSALQTEPIIEQVFLTPTPRSKVDFERQMYILRRVAMVAIRAALNLQHGGVKDFYVCSLSSRTVVYKGQLKPNQLKEYYFADLGNERFTSYMALVHSRFSTNTFPSWDRAQPMRVLGHNGEINTLRGNVNWMRAREGLLKCKELGLSKTEMKKLLPIVDASSSDSGAFDGVLELLLRAGRSLPEAVMMMIPEAWQNDKNMDPSRKALYEYFSALMEPWDGPALMSFTDGRYLGATLDRNGLRPGRFYVTYSGRVIMASEVGVVDIPPEDVSRKGRLNPGMMLLVDFENHVVVDDDALKKQYSLARPYGQWLKKQKIELKDIVESVNYSYRVPPPIAGVLPAVSDEDSMENMGLHGLLAPLKAFGYTTEALEMLLLPMAKDGVEALGSMGNDAPLAVMSNREKLTFEYFKQMFAQVTNPPIDPIREKIVTSMQCMVGPEGDLTETTEEQCHRLSLKGPLLSIEEMEAVKKMNYRGWRSKVLDITYSRDRGTKGLEETLDRICSEAHDAIQEGYTAIVLSDRGFSPKRVAVSSLLAIGAVHHHLVKKLERTRVALIVESAEPREVHHFCTLVGFGADAICPYLAVEAIWRLQVDGKIPPKSTGEFHSKDELVKKYFKASHYGMMKVLAKMGISTLASYKGAQIFEAVGLSSEVMERCFNGTPSRVEGATFEALAKDALNLHGLAFPSRALAPGSAEAVALPNPGDYHWRKGGEIHLNDPFAIAKLQEAAQSNSVAAYKEYSKRVQELNRQCNLRGLLKFKEGEVKVPLEEVEPASEIVKRFCTGAMSYGSISLEAHATLAIAMNKIGGKSNTGEGGEQPSRMEPLPNGTKNPKRSAIKQVASGRFGVSSYYLTNADELQIKMAQGAKPGEGGELPGHKVIGDIAVTRNSTAGVGLISPPPHHDIYSIEDLAQLIHDLKNANPGARVSVKLVSEAGVGVIASGVVKGHADHVLISGHDGGTGASRWTGIKSAGLPWELGLAETHQTLVANDLRGRTVLQTDGQLKTGRDVAIAALLGAEEFGFSTAPLITLGCIMMRKCHKNTCPVGIATQDPILREKFAGEPEHVINFFFMLAEEVREIMSQLGFRTLTEMVGRSDMLEMDNDLVKNNDKLKNIDLSLLLRPAADIRPEAAQYCIQKQDHGLDMALDNNLIALSKAALERSLPVYIETPICNVNRAVGTMLSHEVTKRYHLAGLPTDTIHIKLSGSAGQSLGAFLCPGITLELEGDSNDYVGKGLSGGKIVVYPPKGSKFDPKENIVIGNVALYGATSGEAYFNGMAAERFCVRNSGAKAVVEGVGDHGCEYMTGGTVVVLGKTGRNFAAGMSGGVAYVLDLHSTFHSHCNPELVDLDKVEEEEDIMTLKMMIQQHQRNTNSQLAKEVLADFDNLLPRFIKVFPRDYKRVLASMKKEEAYEAAKERAIKEAEEQEEEELKEKDAFEELKKLAAASKDESSQVEEEQTLKRPIQVAEAVKHRGFVAYERQGVSYRDPNVRMEDWKEVMEESKPGPLLTTQSARCMDCGTPFCHQENSGCPLGNKIPEFNELVYQNRWREALDRLLETNNFPEFTGRVCPAPCEGSCVLGIIENPVSIKSIECAIIDKAFEEGWMVPRPPSERTGRRVAIVGSGPSGLAAADQLNRLGHTVTVFERADRIGGLMMYGVPNMKTDKIDVVQRRVDLMEKEGVKFVVNANIGNDPAYSLDSLREDHDAIILAVGATKPRDLPVPGRELSGVHFAMEFLHANTKSLLDSNLQDGKYISAKGKKVVVIGGGDTGTDCIGTSIRHGCTSVVNLELLPQPPNTRAPGNPWPQWPRIFRVDYGHQEAAVKFGKDPRSYEVLTKRFIGDENGNVKGLEVIRVQWEKDASGRFQFKEVEGSEEIIGADLVMLAMGFLGPESTIADKLGLEKDNRSNFKADYGRFSTSVEGVFAAGDCRRGQSLVVWAISEGRQAASQVDKFLMKDDEDSSADAASQQESVKKQPTVVT, translated from the exons ATGTCGATTGCTTCGAGTTCTGTACTTCAGTCCAAGAACAATGGCGTTGTTATGTCATCGCCGGTTAAGAGTCTCGTGGGGCATCAATTGAATGCTATGCCTTTGGGTAGGGTTGGTGTTGGTCTCGGGAGAACTAGGGTGACGAGGAGCTCGGTAGTGAAGAGGACTACCGGTTTCGAGAAAAAGTTTTATGGAGCCAAGCTTCGGGCTTCCGGGCCGGAAAGGCTGCACCTTTGGCAATCTGACGGGCCGGGTCGGGCTCCGAAGCTAAGGGTCGTGGTGCGTTCTGCATTGTCTCAGGTGCCGGAGAAGCCTCTTGGACTCTACGATCCATCATTTGATAAGGACTCTTGTGGCGTTGGGTTTGTTGCTGAACTTTCCGGTGAAAGTAGCCGGAAAACG GTTGCTGATGCTATTGAGATGTTAGTGCGGATGTCTCATAGAGGCGCGTGTGGTTGTGAGACTAATACTGGAGATGGAGCCGGTATTCTTGTTGGTTTGCCTCATGACTTCTACAAGGag GTAACTAGTGAGGCGGGATTTGAGATACCACCACCTGGACAATATGCAGTTGGTATGTTCTTCCTGCCTACCTCTGACAGTAGAAGGGAGCAAAGCAAGATTGTATTTACTAAG GTGGCTGAGTCACTTGGTCATACAGTTCTTGGATGGCGTCCAGTCCCTACAGATAATTCAGGACTGGGCAAGTCTGCATTGCAGACTGAGCCTATCATTGAGCAAGTGTTTCTGACACCAACTCCTAGGTCAAAGGTCGACTTTGAACGTCAG ATGTATATTTTGAGGAGGGTGGCAATGGTAGCTATACGAGCTGCTTTAAACCTCCAACATGGTGGCGTGAAAGATTTCTATGTATGCTCTCTTTCTTCAAG GACTGTTGTTTACAAAGGTCAGTTGAAGCCTAATCAGTTGAAGGAATACTACTTCGCAGATTTGGGCAATGAAAGGTTTACGAGCTACATGGCCCTG GTGCATTCTAGGTTCTCTACAAATACCTTTCCTAGTTGGGATCGTGCTCAGCCTATGCGTGTCTTGGGTCATAATGGTGAAATTAACACACTTCGAGGCAATGTGAACTG GATGAGGGCTCGTGAGGGTCTTCTTAAATGCAAAGAGCTTGGCCTTTCAAAGACAGAAATGAAAAAACTTTTGCCCATTGTTGATGCCAGTTCATCTGACTCAG GAGCTTTTGATGGTGTGCTTGAGCTACTGCTTAGAGCTGGTAGAAGCCTCCCAGAAGCTGTAATGATGATGATTCCTGAAGCCTGGCAAAATGACAAAAACATGGATCCTAGCCGGAAGGCATTGTATGAATATTTTTCAGCCCTCATGGAACCATGGGATGGACCTGCTCTTATGTCAT TTACTGATGGGCGCTATCTTGGAGCTACGTTAGATCGGAATGGTCTGCGTCCAGGTCGCTTTTATGTTACATACAGTGGTAGGGTTATTATGGCAAGTGAAGTTGGAGTAGTTGATATTCCACCTGAAGATGTATCCAGGAAAGGTAGACTAAACCCTGGAATGATGCTTCTGGTGGACTTTGAGAACCATGTTGTTGTAGATGACGATGCTTTGAAGAAGCAGTACTCTCTTGCAAGACCTTATGGACAGTGGCTGAAAAAGCAGAAGATAGAGCTGAAAGACATTGTTGAGTCAGTAAATTATTCCTATAGGGTACCTCCACCCATTGCAGGAGTTTTGCCT GCGGTAAGTGATGAGGACAGTATGGAAAATATGGGACTTCACGGTTTATTGGCTCCATTAAAGGCCTTCGG TTACACTACAGAGGCCTTAGAAATGCTGCTACTCCCAATGGCAAAAGATGGTGTTGAGGCTCTTGGTTCAATGGGGAATGATGCTCCATTAGCAGTGATGTCTAATAGAGAGAAACTTACATTTGAGTATTTCAAGCAGATGTTTGCTCAAGTCACAAACCCTCCTATTGACCCTATCAGGGAAAAAATTGTTACGTCTATGCAATGTATGGTTGGTCCTGAAGGAGATCTTACTGAAACCACGGAAGAACAGTGTCACCGGCTCTCACTCAAAGGACCTCTTTTGTCCATTGAAGAAATGGAAGCTGTAAAGAAGATGAACTACAGAGGGTGGCGCAGTAAGGTTCTTGATATTACCTACTCCAGAGACCGTGGTACAAAAGGTCTAGAGGAGACCCTAGACAGGATTTGCTCTGAAGCGCATGATGCAATTCAGGAGGGTTATACAGCAATCGTACTTTCTGACAGAG GCTTCTCGCCGAAGCGTGTTGCTGTGAGCTCTTTATTAGCTATTGGTGCTGTCCATCATCATTTAGTTAAAAAGCTTGAGCGAACTCGAGTCGCATTGATTGTTGAATCTGCCGAGCCACGAGAAGTGCACCATTTCTGTACATTGGTAGGATTTGGTGCTGATGCTATCTGCCCTTATTTAGCCGTAGAAGCTATATGGAGACTACAGGTTGATGGAAAAATCCCACCCAAGTCAACCGGTGAGTTTCATTCCAAGGATGAGCTTGTCAAGAAATACTTCAAAGCAAGTCACTATGGCATGATGAAGGTTCTTGCAAAAATGGGCATATCAACATTGGCATCGTACAAGGGTGCTCAGATATTTGAGGCTGTTGGTCTTTCGTCAGAAGTGATGGAGCGATGTTTCAATGGAACTCCTAGCAGAGTGGAGGGTGCAACTTTTGAGGCACTTGCCAAAGATGCACTCAATCTGCATGGACTTGCATTTCCATCACGGGCCTTGGCTCCAGGAAGTGCAGAAGCTGTGGCACTCCCTAATCCTGGTGATTATCATTGGAGAAAGGGTGGTGAGATTCACCTTAACGATCCATTTGCCATTGCAAAATTGCAGGAGGCTGCGCAATCTAATAGTGTAGCTGCCTACAAAGAATATTCTAAGCGTGTACAGGAATTAAATAGACAATGCAATTTGAGGGGacttttgaaattcaaagaGGGAGAGGTTAAAGTTCCTCTAGAAGAAGTTGAACCGGCAAGTGAGATTGTAAAACGTTTTTGTACTGGAGCCATGAGTTATGGATCAATCTCCTTGGAGGCACACGCTACTCTTGCAATAGCAATGAACAAGATTGGAGGCAAATCTAACACAG GCGAGGGTGGTGAGCAACCTTCTCGGATGGAACCTCTTCCCAATGGTACAAAGAACCCAAAAAGAAGTGCAATTAAGCAGGTTGCAAGTGGTAGATTTGGAGTCTCAAGTTATTACCTTACAAATGCTGACGAGCTACAGATAAAGATGGCTCAG GGAGCTAAGCCTGGAGAAGGGGGTGAACTTCCTGGACACAAGGTCATTGGCGACATTGCTGTCACTAGGAACTCCACAGCTGGAGTTGGACTAATTAGCCCTCCTCCTCATCATGATATCTACTCAATTGAGGATCTTGCACAGTTGATTCATGATCTTAAG AATGCAAACCCTGGGGCACGTGTTAGTGTCAAGTTGGTTTCTGAAGCTGGTGTTGGGGTTATAGCCAGCGGCGTTGTCAAGGGACATGCTGATCATGTCTTGATCTCCGGTCATGATGGAGGGACTGGTGCCTCAAGATGGACTGGCATCAAGAGTGCTGGGCTTCCATGGGAACTTGGTCTTGCAGAGACGCATCAAACTTTAGTGGCTAACGACCTCCGTGGTCGAACAGTGCTGCAAACAGATGGTCAATTGAAAACTGGAAGAGATGTAGCCATTGCTGCTCTTCTTGGTGCAGAGGAGTTTGGTTTCAGCACTGCTCCCCTCATAACACTTGGCTGCATAATGATGAGAAAATGCCACAAAAACACTTGCCCTGTGGGGATTGCCACTCAAGATCCAATTCTTCGGGAGAAGTTTGCTGGAGAACCAGAACATGtcataaatttctttttcatgCTGGCAGAGGAAGTGAGAGAAATTATGTCTCAACTTGGTTTCAGAACACTTACTGAAATGGTTGGCCGTTCAGACATGCTTGAAATGGACAATGATTTAGTCAAGAACAATGACAAATTGAAGAATATTGATCTGTCCCTACTGCTTCGACCTGCTGCTGATATCCGGCCTGAAGCTGCCCAATATTGTATACAGAAACAGGATCATGGTTTGGACATGGCTTTAGATAACAATTTAATAGCCCTTTCCAAGGCTGCTTTAGAGAGAAGTCTTCCTGTGTATATTGAAACTCCAATCTGCAATGTAAACCGGGCTGTTGGAACTATGCTAAGCCATGAAGTGACCAAGCGTTATCACCTCGCAGGTCTTCCTACAGACACCATTCATATCAAGCTTAGTGGAAGTGCAGGACAGAGTCTTGGGGCTTTTCTTTGCCCTGGCATCACATTAGAGCTTGAAGGAGACAGCAATGATTATGTTGGTAAAGGTTTATCGGGTGGCAAAATTGTTGTTTATCCCCCAAAAGGAAGCAAGTTTGACCCCAAAGAAAATATTGTGATTGGAAATGTAGCTCTTTATGGGGCAACAAGTGGGGAGGCATATTTTAATGGGATGGCAGCAGAAAGATTTTGTGTCCGTAACTCAGGGGCCAAAGCTGTTGTAGAAGGAGTTGGTGATCATGGCTGTGAGTACATGACTGGTGGTACAGTTGTTGTGCTTGGGAAGACTGGAAGAAACTTCGCGGCTGGTATGAGTGGTGGTGTTGCTTATGTACTTGACTTGCATTCCACGTTCCACTCTCATTGCAATCCAGAGCTGGTTGATCTCgataaagttgaagaagaagaagatatcaTGACTTTGAAGATGATGATACAGCAACACCAGCGTAACACAAACAGCCAACTGGCGAAAGAAGTTCTTGCTGATTTTGATAATCTTTTGCCTAGATTTATTAAGGTCTTCCCTAGAGATTATAAACGGGTTCTTGCAAGCATGAAAAAGGAGGAAGCTTACGAAGCAGCAAAAGAACGTGCCATCAAGGAAGCGGAGgagcaagaagaagaagagttgaAGGAAAAAGATGCCTTTGAAGAGCTGAAGAAGTTAGCAGCTGCATCTAAGGATGAATCCAGTCAG GTTGAAGAGGAGCAGACATTGAAGAGGCCCATCCAAGTTGCTGAGGCAGTCAAGCATCGAGGTTTTGTTGCTTATGAGCGACAGGGTGTGTCCTACAGGGATCCAAATGTTCGGATGGAGGACTGGAAAGAGGTTATGGAGGAATCAAAACCCGGTCCGCTCCTTACGACACAATCTGCACGCTGCATGGACTGTGGAACTCCTTTTTGTCATCAG GAGAACTCTGGATGTCCTCTTGGAAACAAAATACCAGAATTCAATGAGTTAGTGTATCAGAATAGATGGCGTGAAGCACTGGATAGGCTTCTTGAGACAAACAACTTCCCTGAGTTCACTGGTCGAGTGTGCCCTGCACCATGTGAAGGATCTTGTGTGCTTGGTATCATTGAGAATCCCGTTTCTATCAAAAGCATTGAATGTGCCATTATTGACAAAGCTTTTGAGGAGGGGTGGATGGTGCCACGACCTCCTTCTGAGAGAACCGG GAGAAGAGTTGCAATTGTTGGAAGTGGACCCTCAGGCCTGGCTGCTGCTGATCAGTTAAATAGATTGGGTCATACTGTCACCGTGTTTGAACGTGCTGATAGGATTGGTGGTCTGATGATGTATGGTGTGCCCAACATGAAGACCGACAAAATTGATGTCGTCCAGAGGCGGGTTGACCTTATGGAGAAGGAAGGGGTGAAATTTGTAGTCAATGCAAATATTGGAAATGATCCTGCGTACTCCTTGGATAGTCTTCGTGAAGATCATGATGCAATTATTTTGGCTGTTGGAGCCACAAAGCCGAG GGACCTTCCTGTTCCTGGACGAGAATTATCCGGAGTCCATTTCGCCATGGAATTCCTTCACGCAAACACAAAAAGTTTGCTTGACAGCAATCTGCAGGATGGAAAATACATTTCAGCCAAGGGAAAGAAGGTGGTTGTTATTGGTGGAGGTGACACTGGGACAGACTGCATAGGAACATCAATTCGCCATGGCTGCACCAGCGTAGTGAATCTAGAGCTTCTTCCTCAGCCACCAAACACTAGGGCTCCTGGAAATCCTTGGCCACAG TGGCCTCGTATCTTCCGTGTAGATTATGGGCATCAGGAAGCTGCTGTAAAGTTTGGTAAGGATCCGAGATCCTATGAGGTTTTGACCAAGCGTTTCATTGGAGACGAAAATGGAAATGTGAAAGGACTGGAGGTGATACGTGTACAGTGGGAGAAAGATGCCAGTGGAAGATTCCAATTCAAGGAAGTAGAAGGCTCTGAAGAAATTATCGGGGCTGATCTGGTTATGCTAGCCATGGGGTTCCTTGGTCCTGAATCG ACAATAGCAGACAAACTAGGATTAGAAAAGGACAACAGGTCCAACTTCAAGGCTGATTATGGACGCTTCTCAACTAGTGTGGAGGGGGTGTTTGCTGCAGGAGACTGTCGTAGGGGACAGTCTTTGGTGGTTTGGGCCATCTCTGAAGGACGACAAGCAGCTTCTCAAGTTGACAAGTTTCTCATGAAGGATGACGAGGACTCGTCTGCTGATGCAGCTAGCCAACAAGAATCTGTCAAAAAGCAGCCAACAGTCGTGACATAA